In a single window of the Saccharothrix australiensis genome:
- the rho gene encoding transcription termination factor Rho → MSNTDVLSSQAPAAPNAAASSGAEENALTTPSNGSAPPRKRAGLSGMVLAELRELAGQLGITGTAGLRKGDLIAAIKERQGGTSGRGSAATPPKAEKKAAEKPAAGKPAAEAPAAAPAPAAEKPVDKPTQQQLDVADRPAGTEEEGGRRGSRRRRSANRPAGSPEGGQAPAEAPAAPQADRAERADRPQQDRSQQDRQDRPQQDRSDRQDRGDQREQRQDRGERGDRGDRGSRRDRDRDRDRDGGRGDRDQNRNRQNAQDDQDDEEGGRRGRRFRDRRRRGGRGDGAGGGPDTEVREDDVLLPVAGILDVLENYAFVRTSGYLAGPNDVYVSLSLVRKYGLRRGDAIIGAVRQPREGEQQRQKFNPLVRVDKINGLDPEESKNRPDFTKLTPLYPNERLRLETEPHILTTRVIDLVMPIGKGQRALIVSPPKAGKTSVLQSIANAITVNNPECHLMVVLVDERPEEVTDMQRSVKGEVIASTFDRPPSDHTTISELAIERAKRLVEMGHDVVVLLDSITRLGRAYNLAAPASGRILSGGVDSTALYPPKRFLGAARNIENGGSLTVIATALVETGSAGDSVIFEEFKGTGNAELKLDRKIADKRTFPAVDVDSSSTRKEDLLLSPDELAVMHKLRRVLHALDSQQAIDLLLDRLRKSRTNIEFLMQVAKTTPGADND, encoded by the coding sequence GTGAGCAACACCGATGTGCTGAGCAGCCAAGCTCCTGCTGCTCCCAACGCCGCTGCCAGTTCCGGAGCTGAGGAGAACGCTCTGACCACCCCTTCGAACGGCAGCGCCCCGCCGCGCAAGCGCGCCGGCCTCTCCGGCATGGTCCTCGCCGAACTCCGCGAACTCGCGGGTCAGCTCGGCATCACCGGCACCGCGGGGCTCCGCAAGGGCGACCTCATCGCGGCCATCAAGGAGCGGCAGGGCGGCACCTCCGGTCGGGGCAGTGCCGCGACGCCGCCGAAGGCCGAGAAGAAGGCCGCCGAGAAGCCGGCGGCCGGGAAGCCCGCCGCCGAGGCGCCCGCCGCCGCACCCGCGCCCGCCGCCGAGAAGCCCGTCGACAAGCCGACGCAGCAGCAGCTCGACGTGGCCGACCGGCCCGCGGGCACCGAGGAGGAGGGCGGACGACGGGGCAGCCGCCGCCGCCGTTCCGCGAACCGCCCCGCGGGCAGCCCCGAAGGGGGTCAGGCGCCCGCCGAGGCGCCCGCCGCGCCGCAGGCCGACCGCGCCGAGCGCGCGGACCGCCCGCAGCAGGACCGGTCGCAGCAGGACCGCCAGGACCGGCCGCAGCAGGACCGGTCCGACCGCCAGGACCGCGGCGACCAGCGCGAGCAGCGCCAGGACCGGGGCGAGCGCGGTGACCGCGGTGACCGCGGCAGCCGCCGTGACCGCGACCGCGATCGGGACCGCGACGGCGGCCGGGGTGACCGCGACCAGAACCGCAACCGCCAGAACGCCCAGGACGACCAGGACGACGAGGAGGGCGGCCGCAGGGGCAGGCGCTTCCGCGACCGCCGCCGTCGTGGCGGCCGGGGCGACGGCGCGGGCGGCGGCCCCGACACCGAGGTGCGCGAGGACGACGTCCTGCTGCCCGTCGCGGGCATCCTCGACGTGCTGGAGAACTACGCGTTCGTCCGCACGTCCGGCTACCTGGCCGGCCCGAACGACGTCTACGTGTCGCTGTCGCTGGTCCGCAAGTACGGCCTGCGCCGCGGCGACGCGATCATCGGCGCCGTCCGCCAGCCGCGCGAGGGCGAGCAGCAGCGGCAGAAGTTCAACCCGCTGGTCCGCGTCGACAAGATCAACGGCCTGGACCCGGAGGAGTCGAAGAACCGCCCCGACTTCACCAAGCTGACCCCGCTGTACCCGAACGAGCGCCTGCGCTTGGAGACGGAACCGCACATCCTGACGACGCGCGTCATCGACCTGGTGATGCCGATCGGCAAGGGGCAGCGCGCGCTGATCGTCTCGCCGCCGAAGGCGGGCAAGACGTCCGTCCTCCAGTCGATCGCGAACGCGATCACGGTGAACAACCCGGAGTGCCACCTGATGGTGGTCCTGGTGGACGAGCGCCCGGAAGAGGTCACCGACATGCAGCGGTCGGTGAAGGGCGAGGTCATCGCCTCCACCTTCGACCGGCCGCCGTCGGACCACACCACGATCTCGGAGCTGGCCATCGAGCGGGCCAAGCGCCTGGTCGAGATGGGCCACGACGTGGTCGTGCTGCTCGACTCGATCACCCGGCTGGGCCGCGCGTACAACCTGGCCGCACCGGCCAGCGGCCGCATCCTCTCCGGTGGTGTCGACTCGACGGCCCTGTACCCGCCCAAGCGCTTCCTCGGCGCGGCGCGGAACATCGAGAACGGCGGCAGCCTGACCGTCATCGCGACGGCGCTGGTGGAGACCGGCTCGGCGGGCGACAGCGTGATCTTCGAGGAGTTCAAGGGCACCGGCAACGCGGAGCTGAAGCTCGACCGGAAGATCGCGGACAAGCGCACCTTCCCGGCGGTGGACGTCGACTCGTCCAGCACCCGCAAGGAAGACCTGCTCCTGTCCCCGGACGAGCTGGCGGTCATGCACAAGCTCCGCAGGGTCCTGCACGCGCTCGACAGCCAGCAGGCGATCGACCTGCTGCTGGACCGCCTCCGCAAGAGCCGGACCAACATCGAGTTCCTGATGCAGGTGGCCAAGACCACCCCCGGCGCGGACAACGACTGA
- the thrB gene encoding homoserine kinase, with amino-acid sequence MTGVRVTVPASSANLGSGFDALGLALGLHDEVEFEVAPSGLVIEVSGEGAAGVPDDESHLVVRAFRAACARLGVDVPGLRLRCRNAIPHARGLGSSSAAVVAGVAAGYALAGHELDTTALRLAAEFEGHADNAAAAMFGGVVVAWTQGDGFHAVRLDPHPALAPVVLVPEQMSATKTTRGLLPGSVPHADAAFAAGRAALAVHALTADPSLLLAALDDRLHEPYREPAWPATSALVRALRAAGVPAAVSGAGPTVLALPEDGKPPEGVDLSGFTTHHVPVDEVGVRVAPLG; translated from the coding sequence GTGACGGGCGTCCGGGTCACCGTCCCGGCGTCCAGCGCGAACCTCGGGTCCGGGTTCGACGCGCTCGGGCTGGCCCTGGGGCTGCACGACGAGGTCGAGTTCGAGGTCGCGCCGTCCGGGCTGGTGATCGAGGTGTCCGGCGAGGGCGCGGCCGGCGTGCCCGACGACGAGTCGCACCTGGTGGTCCGGGCGTTCCGGGCGGCGTGCGCCCGGTTGGGGGTGGACGTGCCGGGCCTGCGCCTGCGGTGCCGGAACGCGATACCGCACGCGCGCGGCCTCGGCTCCTCGTCGGCGGCCGTCGTGGCGGGCGTGGCGGCCGGATACGCGCTGGCCGGGCACGAGTTGGACACGACCGCGTTGCGACTCGCCGCCGAGTTCGAGGGCCACGCCGACAACGCCGCCGCCGCGATGTTCGGCGGCGTCGTGGTGGCGTGGACGCAGGGTGACGGCTTCCACGCGGTGCGTTTGGACCCGCACCCCGCGCTCGCGCCCGTGGTGCTGGTTCCCGAACAGATGTCCGCGACGAAGACCACGCGCGGTCTGCTGCCCGGATCGGTGCCGCACGCCGACGCGGCGTTCGCCGCCGGGCGGGCCGCGCTGGCCGTCCACGCGCTGACCGCGGACCCCTCGCTGCTGCTCGCCGCGCTGGACGACCGGCTGCACGAACCGTACCGGGAACCGGCCTGGCCGGCCACGTCGGCGCTGGTCAGGGCGTTGCGGGCGGCGGGCGTGCCGGCGGCGGTGTCGGGCGCGGGACCGACCGTGCTGGCCCTTCCGGAGGACGGCAAACCACCCGAAGGGGTGGACCTGAGCGGGTTCACGACGCACCACGTCCCGGTGGACGAGGTGGGAGTCCGGGTTGCGCCACTCGGTTGA
- the thrC gene encoding threonine synthase, whose amino-acid sequence MAAQVTLGGADNRTTARPGWPGIIHAYADRVPLPAGARVVTLHEGGTPLVASDHLSDVTGCEVYIKVEGANPTGSFKDRGMTVAMTHALASGIKAVICASTGNTSASAAAYAAKAGLTAAVLVPRGKVALGKLAQAVAHGARILQIDGNFDDCLELASKTSVEYPITLVNSVNPVRLIGQKTAAWEICDVLGRAPDVHCLPVGNAGNITAYWRGYTDYATDGVVGSTPRMFGFQAAGAAPLVLGAPVAEPETIATAIRVGSPASWTGAVTAKEQSGGLFEAVADERILEAYRLLAARDGIFVEPASATSVAGLLATAADGRLPRGSVVVCTVTGHGLKDPDTALLGMAEVEPVPVDPGAVATALDLA is encoded by the coding sequence ATGGCGGCGCAAGTGACCCTCGGCGGGGCCGACAACCGGACGACAGCGCGGCCGGGGTGGCCCGGCATCATCCACGCCTACGCGGACCGGGTCCCGCTCCCGGCCGGTGCGCGGGTCGTCACCCTGCACGAGGGCGGCACGCCGCTGGTGGCGTCGGACCACCTGTCCGACGTGACGGGCTGCGAGGTGTACATCAAGGTCGAGGGCGCGAACCCGACCGGCTCGTTCAAGGACCGCGGCATGACCGTGGCCATGACGCACGCCCTGGCCAGCGGCATCAAGGCGGTCATCTGCGCGTCGACGGGCAACACGTCGGCGTCCGCCGCCGCCTACGCCGCCAAGGCCGGGCTCACCGCGGCCGTGCTGGTGCCGCGCGGCAAGGTCGCGCTCGGCAAGCTCGCCCAGGCGGTCGCGCACGGCGCGCGCATCCTCCAGATCGACGGCAACTTCGACGACTGCCTCGAACTGGCGTCCAAGACCTCCGTCGAGTACCCGATCACGCTGGTGAACTCGGTCAACCCGGTCCGGCTGATCGGCCAGAAGACCGCCGCGTGGGAGATCTGCGACGTGCTCGGCCGCGCGCCGGACGTCCACTGCCTCCCGGTCGGCAACGCGGGCAACATCACCGCCTACTGGCGCGGGTACACCGACTACGCCACCGACGGCGTGGTCGGCTCGACGCCGCGCATGTTCGGGTTCCAGGCCGCCGGGGCCGCGCCCCTCGTGCTCGGCGCGCCGGTCGCGGAGCCGGAGACCATCGCCACCGCCATCCGGGTGGGCAGCCCGGCGTCGTGGACCGGCGCGGTGACCGCCAAGGAGCAGTCCGGCGGCCTGTTCGAGGCGGTCGCGGACGAGCGCATCCTGGAGGCGTACCGCCTGCTCGCGGCGCGGGACGGCATCTTCGTGGAGCCCGCGTCCGCGACCAGCGTCGCGGGCCTGCTCGCCACCGCCGCCGACGGCCGGCTGCCCAGGGGCTCCGTGGTCGTCTGCACGGTCACCGGCCACGGCCTGAAGGACCCCGACACGGCGCTGCTGGGCATGGCCGAGGTCGAGCCGGTGCCGGTCGACCCCGGCGCGGTCGCCACGGCGCTGGACCTCGCGTGA
- a CDS encoding homoserine dehydrogenase: MPGQKPIKVALLGCGTVGTEVVRLLTDQAADLTARVGAPVELAGIAVRKPNKHREVPAALLTTDADALVESDVDVVVEVVGGIEPARTWLVKALAAGKSVVTANKALLAEHSGELFQAADASGADLYFEAAVAGAIPLLRPLRESLAGDRITRVMGIVNGTTNFILSGMDSTGASYAETLEEATRLGYAEADPTADVDGYDAASKAAILASLAFHSRVTAADVHREGIASVSAADIAAAKALGRTVKLLAICERVTGAADEQAGAGNGAGESISVRVHPAMIPRTHPLASVHGAFNAVFVEADAAGEMMFYGQGAGGAPTASAVVGDLVAVARNRVVSGRGPRESAYAALPVRPMGQAPTRYHISLDVADRPGVLSQVAAVFAEHDVSIAAVRQEGRVDDASLVIVTHAATDAALRSTVDKIGGLPAVREVVSVMRVEGEE; encoded by the coding sequence GTGCCTGGCCAGAAACCGATCAAAGTCGCGCTGCTCGGCTGCGGCACGGTCGGCACCGAGGTGGTCCGGCTGCTGACCGACCAGGCGGCGGACCTGACCGCGCGCGTCGGCGCGCCCGTCGAGCTGGCCGGTATCGCGGTGCGCAAGCCGAACAAGCACCGCGAGGTGCCCGCCGCGCTGCTCACCACGGACGCCGACGCGCTGGTCGAGTCCGACGTGGACGTCGTCGTCGAGGTCGTCGGCGGCATCGAGCCCGCGCGGACGTGGCTGGTCAAGGCGCTGGCCGCGGGCAAGTCCGTGGTGACGGCGAACAAGGCGCTGCTCGCCGAGCACTCCGGCGAGCTGTTCCAGGCGGCCGACGCGAGCGGCGCGGACCTGTACTTCGAGGCGGCCGTGGCGGGCGCGATCCCGCTGCTGCGCCCGCTGCGCGAGTCGCTGGCCGGCGACCGGATCACCCGCGTGATGGGCATCGTCAACGGCACCACCAACTTCATCCTCTCCGGCATGGACTCCACCGGCGCGAGCTACGCGGAGACGCTGGAGGAGGCGACCCGCCTGGGCTACGCCGAGGCCGACCCGACGGCGGACGTCGACGGGTACGACGCCGCGTCCAAGGCCGCGATCCTGGCCTCGCTGGCGTTCCACAGCCGCGTGACCGCCGCCGACGTGCACCGCGAGGGCATCGCGTCGGTGAGCGCGGCCGACATCGCCGCCGCCAAGGCGCTCGGCCGCACGGTCAAGCTGCTGGCCATCTGCGAGCGCGTGACCGGCGCCGCCGACGAGCAGGCAGGCGCGGGCAACGGCGCGGGGGAGAGCATCTCCGTCCGCGTGCACCCGGCGATGATCCCCCGCACGCACCCGCTCGCCAGCGTGCACGGCGCGTTCAACGCGGTGTTCGTGGAGGCCGACGCGGCGGGCGAGATGATGTTCTACGGCCAGGGCGCGGGCGGCGCGCCCACGGCCAGCGCGGTGGTCGGCGACCTCGTCGCCGTGGCCCGCAACCGGGTGGTCAGCGGGCGCGGCCCGCGCGAGTCGGCGTACGCGGCGCTGCCCGTGCGGCCGATGGGCCAGGCGCCGACCCGCTACCACATCAGCCTCGACGTGGCCGACCGGCCAGGTGTGCTGTCGCAGGTCGCGGCGGTGTTCGCGGAGCACGACGTGAGCATCGCCGCGGTCCGGCAGGAGGGACGGGTCGACGACGCCAGCCTGGTGATCGTCACCCACGCCGCGACCGACGCGGCGCTGCGGTCGACCGTGGACAAGATCGGCGGACTGCCCGCGGTACGGGAAGTGGTCAGCGTGATGCGGGTGGAAGGCGAAGAGTGA
- the lysA gene encoding diaminopimelate decarboxylase, protein MRAHPAGPRHADVLVPSNTAGQRPTTPEALDALHPRVWPRNAARGEDGAVALAGVDVRALAEEYGTPLFVMDEGDFRSRCRDHAEAFGDPAQVHYASKAFLSVAVARWVAEEGLSIDVCSGGELAIALRAEFPPERIALHGNNKSVAELVSAVEAGVGAVVLDSFHEIARLDQVARDRGRVQPVMIRVTVGVEAHTHEFIATAHEDQKFGFSLSSGDAAEAARRVLKSEGLRLIGLHSHIGSQIFDASGFEVAARRVVGLLAELRDEHGAGVLDQVSTVDLGGGLGIAYTADDDPPPPAELARQLKDIVGKECEHAGLPMPKIAVEPGRAIVGPGTVTLYEVGTIKDVQLDAGAIRRYVSVDGGMSDNIRTALYDAVYDCKLVSRKAEPDSSAVLCRVVGKHCESGDVVVRDCWLPDDLAPGDLIAVAATGAYCYSMASGYNRLPRPALAAVEAGQSRLLLRRETEEDLFRLEV, encoded by the coding sequence ATGAGGGCACACCCGGCCGGTCCCCGGCACGCCGACGTCCTGGTCCCGTCGAACACCGCGGGCCAGCGACCCACCACCCCGGAGGCGCTCGACGCGCTGCACCCGCGCGTGTGGCCGCGCAACGCCGCCCGCGGCGAGGACGGCGCGGTCGCGCTCGCCGGCGTGGACGTCCGCGCGCTGGCCGAGGAGTACGGCACCCCGCTGTTCGTGATGGACGAGGGCGACTTCCGGTCCCGCTGCCGGGACCACGCGGAGGCGTTCGGCGACCCCGCGCAGGTGCACTACGCGTCCAAGGCGTTCCTGTCCGTCGCGGTGGCCCGCTGGGTCGCCGAGGAGGGCCTGAGCATCGACGTGTGCAGCGGCGGCGAGCTGGCCATCGCGCTGCGCGCGGAGTTCCCGCCGGAGCGGATCGCGCTGCACGGCAACAACAAGTCCGTCGCCGAGCTGGTCTCGGCGGTCGAGGCGGGCGTCGGCGCGGTGGTGCTCGACTCGTTCCACGAGATCGCCCGCCTGGACCAGGTCGCGCGCGACCGCGGCCGGGTGCAGCCGGTGATGATCCGGGTCACGGTCGGCGTCGAGGCGCACACCCACGAGTTCATCGCGACCGCGCACGAGGACCAGAAGTTCGGCTTCTCGCTGTCCTCCGGCGACGCGGCCGAGGCGGCGCGCCGGGTGCTCAAGTCCGAGGGGCTGCGCCTGATCGGCCTGCACAGCCACATCGGCTCGCAGATCTTCGACGCCAGCGGGTTCGAGGTCGCCGCGCGCCGGGTGGTCGGCCTGCTCGCCGAGCTGCGCGACGAGCACGGCGCGGGGGTCCTCGACCAGGTGTCCACCGTGGACCTCGGCGGTGGGCTCGGCATCGCGTACACGGCGGACGACGACCCGCCGCCGCCCGCGGAGCTGGCGCGCCAGCTCAAGGACATCGTCGGCAAGGAGTGCGAGCACGCGGGCCTGCCCATGCCGAAGATCGCGGTCGAGCCGGGCCGCGCCATCGTCGGCCCCGGCACGGTCACCCTGTACGAGGTGGGCACCATCAAGGACGTCCAGCTCGACGCGGGCGCCATCCGCCGGTACGTCAGCGTGGACGGCGGCATGAGCGACAACATCCGCACCGCCCTGTACGACGCGGTCTACGACTGCAAGCTGGTGTCCCGCAAGGCCGAGCCGGACTCCTCGGCCGTGCTGTGCCGCGTGGTGGGCAAGCACTGCGAGTCCGGCGACGTGGTGGTGCGCGACTGCTGGCTGCCCGACGACCTCGCACCCGGCGACCTGATCGCGGTCGCCGCGACCGGCGCGTACTGCTACTCGATGGCCAGCGGCTACAACCGGCTGCCCCGGCCCGCGCTCGCCGCGGTCGAGGCCGGCCAGTCCCGGTTGCTGCTGCGCCGGGAGACCGAGGAAGACCTGTTCCGCCTGGAGGTATGA
- the argS gene encoding arginine--tRNA ligase, which produces MTPAALAELVRATAVDVLSSRGLDPAALPAAVTIERPRNPEHGDYATNLALQTAKKLGVVPRDLAGWLADALTGTDAIASVEVAGPGFLNLRLAADAQGDILREVIAAGDRYGHGDQFAGTRINLEFVSANPTGPVHLGGTRWAAVGDALGRILTANGGDVTREYYFNDAGAQIDRFVRSLIAAAKGEPAPEDGYAGGYITDIAAEVLRREPTALSAEDSHEVFRRVGVQLMFDEIKRDLHEFGTDFDVYFHENSLHESGAVAGIVARLKESGGLYFEDGAWWLRSTEFGDDKDRVVIKSDGEPAYIAGDIAYFLDKRSRGFDLCIYMLGADHHGYIGRLKAAAAAVGDDPNAVEVLIGQMVNLVSDGKPVRMSKRAGTVITMQDLVEAVGVDAARYAMTRSSADSTLDIDLDLLRKRSNDNPVFYVQYAHSRICSVLRNAADLGVTPGDAFDLLDHDREGDLIRTIGEFPRVIATAGELREPHRVARYLEELAGTYHRFYEACRVLPRGDEETTELHRARLQLCASTKQVFANGLALLGVSAPERM; this is translated from the coding sequence GTGACTCCCGCTGCGCTCGCTGAACTGGTCCGCGCGACGGCCGTGGACGTGCTGTCCTCCCGCGGCCTGGACCCCGCCGCCCTCCCCGCCGCGGTGACCATCGAGCGACCCCGCAACCCCGAGCACGGCGACTACGCCACGAACCTGGCGCTCCAGACCGCCAAGAAGCTCGGTGTCGTGCCCCGTGACCTCGCCGGCTGGCTGGCCGACGCGCTCACCGGCACGGACGCGATCGCGTCGGTCGAGGTCGCCGGTCCCGGCTTCCTGAACCTGCGCCTCGCCGCCGACGCGCAGGGCGACATCCTCCGCGAGGTCATCGCCGCCGGCGACCGGTACGGCCACGGCGACCAGTTCGCGGGCACCCGGATCAACCTGGAGTTCGTCTCCGCGAACCCGACGGGCCCCGTCCACCTGGGCGGCACCCGGTGGGCGGCCGTGGGCGACGCGCTGGGGCGCATCCTGACCGCCAACGGCGGCGACGTGACCCGCGAGTACTACTTCAACGACGCGGGCGCGCAGATCGACCGGTTCGTCCGGTCCCTGATCGCCGCCGCGAAGGGCGAGCCCGCCCCGGAGGACGGCTACGCGGGCGGCTACATCACCGACATCGCCGCCGAGGTGCTCAGGCGCGAGCCCACCGCGCTGTCCGCCGAGGACAGCCACGAGGTGTTCCGCCGGGTCGGCGTGCAGCTGATGTTCGACGAGATCAAGCGCGACCTGCACGAGTTCGGCACCGACTTCGACGTGTACTTCCACGAGAACTCGCTGCACGAGTCCGGCGCGGTCGCCGGGATCGTCGCGCGGCTCAAGGAGTCGGGTGGCCTGTACTTCGAGGACGGCGCGTGGTGGCTGCGGTCCACCGAGTTCGGCGACGACAAGGACCGCGTGGTCATCAAGAGCGACGGCGAACCGGCCTACATCGCGGGTGACATCGCGTACTTCCTGGACAAGCGGTCGCGCGGGTTCGACCTGTGCATCTACATGCTCGGCGCGGACCACCACGGCTACATCGGCAGGCTCAAGGCCGCCGCCGCCGCGGTGGGCGACGACCCGAACGCGGTCGAGGTGCTGATCGGGCAGATGGTGAACCTGGTCAGCGACGGGAAGCCGGTGCGGATGAGCAAGCGCGCGGGCACCGTGATCACCATGCAGGACCTGGTGGAGGCGGTCGGCGTCGACGCCGCCCGCTACGCGATGACCCGATCGTCGGCCGACTCGACGCTGGACATCGACCTGGACCTGCTGCGCAAGCGCAGCAACGACAACCCGGTGTTCTACGTGCAGTACGCGCACTCCCGGATCTGCTCGGTGCTGCGCAACGCCGCCGACCTGGGCGTCACGCCGGGCGACGCGTTCGACCTGCTCGACCACGACCGCGAGGGTGACCTGATCCGCACCATCGGCGAGTTCCCGCGCGTGATCGCCACCGCAGGCGAGCTGCGCGAACCGCACCGGGTCGCCCGGTACCTGGAGGAGTTGGCGGGCACCTACCACCGGTTCTACGAGGCGTGCCGGGTGCTGCCGCGCGGTGACGAGGAGACGACCGAGTTGCACCGCGCCCGCCTCCAGTTGTGCGCGAGCACCAAACAGGTGTTCGCCAACGGCCTCGCCCTGCTGGGCGTGAGTGCACCGGAGCGCATGTGA
- a CDS encoding DUF3105 domain-containing protein gives MTSGKKTKAARSSVAAARSSVVAKKPKPWGTIIAVIAVLALAGTVFGYAYSQISEQSEREAALAKWNPSEENKDPSDQIQGVVKKEYAAGKHVTPTQRVAYDQSPPFGGPHDGAWANCTGIVYSKPVRTENMVHSLEHGAVWIAYNPDQVSGDALDKLKRRAEGQQFTMISPYPGLDKPISLQAWGHQLKLESADDERIDQFIQSLRRNQYTYPEIGAACDSTTFDVDNPPPFVAEQPGADAVPMDGGTEDQAETGGTTGAPAPTTTQPSS, from the coding sequence ATGACCAGCGGCAAGAAGACTAAGGCCGCGCGCTCCAGCGTGGCGGCGGCGCGGTCCTCGGTGGTGGCGAAGAAGCCGAAGCCGTGGGGCACCATCATCGCGGTGATCGCCGTGTTGGCGCTGGCGGGAACGGTGTTCGGGTACGCGTACTCGCAGATCTCGGAGCAGAGCGAGCGCGAGGCCGCCCTGGCCAAGTGGAACCCGTCCGAGGAGAACAAGGACCCCTCGGACCAGATCCAGGGCGTGGTGAAGAAGGAGTACGCCGCCGGCAAGCACGTCACGCCGACGCAGCGCGTGGCCTACGACCAGTCGCCGCCCTTCGGTGGTCCGCACGACGGCGCGTGGGCGAACTGCACCGGCATCGTCTACTCGAAGCCCGTGCGCACCGAGAACATGGTCCACTCGCTGGAGCACGGCGCGGTGTGGATCGCGTACAACCCGGACCAGGTGTCCGGCGACGCGCTGGACAAGCTCAAGCGCCGCGCCGAGGGCCAGCAGTTCACGATGATCTCGCCGTACCCCGGCCTCGACAAGCCGATCTCGCTCCAGGCGTGGGGCCACCAGCTGAAGCTGGAGAGCGCGGACGACGAGCGCATCGACCAGTTCATCCAGTCGCTGCGGCGCAACCAGTACACCTACCCGGAGATCGGCGCGGCCTGCGACTCCACCACGTTCGACGTGGACAACCCGCCGCCGTTCGTGGCCGAGCAGCCGGGCGCGGACGCGGTCCCGATGGACGGCGGCACGGAGGACCAGGCCGAGACCGGCGGCACGACCGGCGCGCCCGCGCCCACGACCACCCAGCCGAGCAGCTGA
- a CDS encoding DUF305 domain-containing protein: MTSDTGQQRHASTATRTVVVTVAVVAVLLLGAAVGLLIRLPGTDSSTTPGKDSVDIGFAQDMAVHHLQGITMANTARDKTADPAIRQLAFDIESTQLEQVGRMKGWLTLWGAPEQSVDGTHMAWMESASHHSSSSNGGTSGLMPGMATSDELAKLRSLSGTEFDVYFLQLMLRHHEGGAPMAQYAATHAGLPVVRTLADNMLKSQAGESTYMKQLIAERGAAPLP, encoded by the coding sequence TTGACCTCGGACACCGGGCAGCAGCGGCACGCCTCCACCGCGACGCGGACCGTCGTGGTCACCGTGGCGGTGGTGGCCGTGCTGCTGCTCGGCGCGGCGGTCGGCCTGCTGATCCGCCTGCCGGGCACGGACTCCTCGACCACGCCCGGCAAGGACTCGGTGGACATCGGGTTCGCGCAGGACATGGCGGTGCACCACCTCCAGGGCATCACGATGGCCAACACGGCGCGGGACAAGACGGCCGACCCGGCGATCCGGCAGCTCGCGTTCGACATCGAGTCCACCCAGCTGGAGCAGGTCGGGCGGATGAAGGGCTGGCTGACCCTGTGGGGCGCGCCCGAGCAGTCCGTCGACGGCACGCACATGGCGTGGATGGAGTCGGCCTCGCACCACTCGTCCTCGTCGAACGGGGGCACGAGCGGGCTGATGCCCGGCATGGCGACCTCCGACGAGCTGGCGAAGCTGCGCTCGCTGTCGGGCACGGAGTTCGACGTGTACTTCCTCCAACTGATGCTGCGGCACCACGAAGGCGGCGCGCCGATGGCCCAGTACGCGGCCACGCACGCCGGGCTGCCGGTGGTCCGCACGCTCGCGGACAACATGCTGAAGTCGCAGGCCGGCGAGAGCACCTACATGAAGCAGCTGATCGCCGAACGCGGCGCCGCTCCCCTGCCCTGA